The following are encoded together in the Triticum dicoccoides isolate Atlit2015 ecotype Zavitan chromosome 6B, WEW_v2.0, whole genome shotgun sequence genome:
- the LOC119325834 gene encoding uncharacterized protein LOC119325834, whose product MAIDHASPLALKSGGATGGAGRDEEAENQRWPPWLKPLLATSFFVQCRAHADAHKSECNMYCLDCINGALCSLCLAHHRDHHAIQIRRSSYHDVIRVSEIQRVLDITGVQTYIINSARVVFLNERPQPRPGKGVTNTCEVCERSLLDSFRFCSLGCKIVGTSGGHRPRKKHGGVDGGKKKKKRAAVKEARSDSEHSCTSTSGGSSDKSSVVQSFSPSTPPATSSSYRAGNKRRKGIPHRSPFGSLIVEY is encoded by the exons ATGGCAATAGACCACGCGTCCCCTCTCGCGCTCAAGAGCGGCGGCGCCACG GGAGGAGCGGGGCGCGACGAGGAGGCGGAGAACCAGCGGTGGCCGCCGTGGCTGAAGCCGCTGCTGGCGACGAGCTTCTTCGTGCAATGCCGGGCGCACGCCGACGCGCACAAGAGCGAGTGCAACATGTACTGCCTCGACTGCATcaacggcgcgctctgctcgctctGCCTCGCCCACCACCGCGACCACCACGCCATCCAG ATTCGGAGGTCGTCGTACCACGACGTGATCCGGGTGTCGGAGATACAGAGGGTGCTGGACATCACCGGCGTGCAGACGTACATCATCAACAGCGCGCGCGTGGTGTTCCTCAACGAGCGCCCGCAGCCGAGGCCGGGCAAGGGGGTCACCAACACCTGCGAGGTCTGCGAGCGCAGCCTGCTGGACTCGTTCCGCTTCTGCTCCCTCGGATGCAAA ATTGTAGGCACGTCCGGCGGCCACCGGCCGAGGAAGAAGCACGGCGGCGTCGAtggcggcaagaagaagaagaagagagcggcGGTCAAGGAGGCGCGGTCGGACTCGGAGCACTCGTGCACGAGCACCAGCGGCGGGAGCAGCGACAAGAGCAGCGTGGTGCAGAGCTTCTCGCCGTCGACCCCGCCGGCCACCTCCAGCAGCTACCGCGCCGGCAACAAGCGCCGCAAGGGCATCCCGCACCGGTCGCCGTTCGGCAGCCTCATCGTGGAGTACTAG